A window of Aquitalea denitrificans contains these coding sequences:
- the fabZ gene encoding 3-hydroxyacyl-ACP dehydratase FabZ, whose product MTEHAVSIDVREIMKCLPHRYPFLLVDRVTEMVPDTRIKALKNVTINEPFFCGHFEQYPVMPGVLIIEALAQAAGILAIKSQGERGENELYFFVGIDKARFKRQVVPGDQLIFEVEQITVKRGIGKYTARALVDGQVACEAEIMCAKREV is encoded by the coding sequence ATGACTGAGCACGCCGTAAGCATCGATGTACGTGAAATCATGAAGTGCCTGCCGCACCGCTATCCCTTCCTGCTGGTGGATCGCGTAACGGAAATGGTGCCGGATACCCGCATCAAGGCGCTGAAAAACGTCACCATCAACGAGCCTTTTTTCTGCGGCCACTTCGAGCAGTACCCGGTGATGCCGGGTGTGCTGATTATCGAAGCACTGGCGCAGGCAGCCGGTATTCTGGCCATCAAGAGTCAGGGGGAGCGCGGTGAAAACGAGCTGTACTTCTTTGTCGGCATCGACAAGGCCCGCTTCAAGCGCCAGGTGGTGCCGGGCGACCAGCTGATCTTCGAAGTGGAGCAGATCACTGTCAAGCGTGGTATCGGCAAGTACACTGCCCGCGCGCTGGTGGATGGTCAGGTGGCTTGCGAAGCCGAAATCATGTGTGCCAAGCGCGAGGTCTGA